In Hymenobacter sublimis, a single genomic region encodes these proteins:
- a CDS encoding PAS domain-containing protein: MPTSSFPVDYQKLFHALPDNFLLIAPDAAATIVDNTNSHVGVSMKSREEAVGKPFFEAYPASDEASAATIRESHEQVRRTHQPHTMPLIRYDLERPLEQGGGLEERYWEATHYPILTEQGTLEFILQRTQDVTERYRAELRSQQVQRELAEQQERTRFILESLPVMVWTNLPTGETDYFNPRWLEFTGRSREESLGLGWLEDIHPDDVAATQRLWNQARDNNSELQMEYRLRRHDGHYRWVLVRALPRRNATGEVTMWVGCGTDIHDQKLMVQELLEQNEQQALLSDQSYQAFQQVQQQRETFYNLFMQTPALICILRGPEHRFEFVNPPYQRLFPHRELVGRTVAEALPEVVEQGFIGLLDGVFTTGKTFIGNEVQIALDRDGSGQLQRSYLNFTYQLFEEQGQKAGITVFAYDVTDLVEARQALENSGPDAR; this comes from the coding sequence ATGCCTACCTCTTCTTTTCCCGTCGACTATCAAAAACTGTTTCACGCCCTGCCCGATAACTTCCTGCTAATTGCGCCGGATGCCGCGGCTACCATTGTTGATAACACCAACAGCCACGTGGGCGTGTCCATGAAAAGCCGGGAAGAAGCCGTGGGCAAACCGTTCTTCGAAGCCTACCCCGCCTCCGACGAGGCCTCGGCCGCTACCATTCGGGAGTCGCACGAGCAGGTGCGGCGCACCCACCAGCCCCACACCATGCCCCTAATTCGCTACGACCTGGAGCGGCCTTTGGAGCAAGGCGGGGGCCTGGAGGAACGCTACTGGGAGGCCACCCACTACCCCATTTTAACCGAGCAGGGCACCCTGGAATTCATTTTGCAGCGCACCCAAGACGTAACTGAGCGCTACCGTGCCGAACTGCGCAGCCAGCAGGTACAGCGCGAGCTGGCCGAACAGCAGGAGCGCACCCGGTTTATTCTGGAATCGTTGCCCGTGATGGTGTGGACCAACCTGCCCACCGGCGAAACGGACTACTTTAACCCGCGCTGGCTGGAGTTTACGGGCCGCTCACGGGAGGAAAGCCTGGGCTTGGGCTGGCTCGAAGACATTCACCCCGACGACGTTGCGGCCACGCAGCGGCTCTGGAACCAAGCCCGCGACAACAACAGCGAACTGCAGATGGAGTACCGCCTGCGCCGTCACGACGGGCACTACCGCTGGGTGCTGGTGCGGGCCTTACCCCGTCGCAACGCTACCGGCGAGGTGACCATGTGGGTAGGCTGCGGCACCGATATTCACGACCAGAAGCTGATGGTGCAGGAGCTGCTGGAGCAAAACGAGCAGCAGGCCCTGCTCTCCGATCAGTCGTACCAGGCGTTTCAGCAGGTGCAGCAGCAGCGCGAGACGTTCTACAACCTGTTCATGCAAACGCCGGCGCTCATCTGCATTTTGCGGGGGCCAGAGCACCGCTTCGAGTTCGTAAACCCGCCCTATCAGCGGCTGTTCCCGCACCGGGAGCTGGTGGGCCGCACCGTGGCTGAGGCCCTACCGGAGGTAGTTGAGCAAGGCTTTATTGGGCTGCTGGATGGGGTGTTCACCACGGGCAAGACATTCATCGGCAACGAGGTACAGATTGCCCTCGACCGGGACGGCTCGGGCCAGCTGCAGCGCAGCTACCTGAACTTCACTTACCAGCTATTTGAAGAGCAGGGCCAGAAGGCGGGCATCACGGTATTTGCCTACGACGTGACGGATTTAGTAGAGGCCCGTCAGGCCCTTGAAAACAGCGGACCTGATGCTCGCTAA
- a CDS encoding PQQ-dependent sugar dehydrogenase: MWMRVRIVVWWSLGALFISSAAAQTTTGPLGEQFTRRVLAEKLSDPWEVTYGPDNFLWLTEARGYRVSRLNPATGARQVVLDLSKNREFPRYDKIPDSLDGGKPWPQGGLMGLALHPQLLTSKPYVYLSYIYRYAGADQPGNGSAPNYGGHFFTARLVRYEYDARAQTLSRPLVLCDTIPASNDHNAGRLLIAPVAGRDYLFYSVGDLGAGQFENGGRPNHAQSPTSYEGKVLRFHIEPDVDHAPSDQWIPNDNPFNTNRQSAVWSLGHRNAQGLAYAVVGGTGRLYASEHGAFSDDEVNLIERGKNYGHPLVLGFADGNYNGLAAAASHHASLPGRWHTTYPTISSEKANAALIGPSYRNPIASLYPLSNQFLTTVLERTRAHSPDEPTWNSEAPSSLAVYTGTAIPGWHNSLLIPALKKGKLIRLLLHDQGTSVASDTLMYFRGPVRYRDLALSPDGTTLYLATDSATVTSGPSEEAPKGTACQGCIIELRYAGGGLATTPPLAGKRTVSPEKALQEVTALVQRLKPKDQRVKRAGLPAAQQPVFDLLLKPTLTAQEKTEAERNAPALLTALRQQ; this comes from the coding sequence ATGTGGATGCGCGTGCGAATTGTGGTGTGGTGGAGCTTAGGAGCACTTTTCATTTCTTCGGCCGCGGCCCAAACCACTACCGGCCCGCTGGGCGAGCAGTTTACCCGGCGCGTGCTTGCGGAAAAGCTCAGCGACCCGTGGGAAGTCACTTACGGGCCCGACAATTTCCTCTGGCTGACGGAAGCCCGCGGCTACCGCGTCAGCCGCCTCAACCCCGCCACGGGTGCCCGCCAGGTGGTGTTGGACCTGAGCAAAAACCGCGAATTCCCGCGCTACGACAAGATTCCGGACTCCCTGGATGGGGGCAAGCCCTGGCCCCAGGGCGGCCTGATGGGCCTGGCCCTGCACCCGCAGCTGCTCACCAGCAAGCCCTACGTGTACCTGAGCTACATTTACCGCTATGCGGGGGCCGACCAACCGGGCAACGGCAGCGCCCCCAACTACGGCGGCCACTTCTTCACGGCCCGGCTCGTGCGCTACGAGTACGACGCTCGGGCGCAAACCCTGAGTCGGCCCCTCGTCCTCTGCGACACCATTCCGGCCAGCAACGACCACAACGCCGGGCGCCTGCTTATAGCCCCCGTAGCGGGCCGCGACTACCTGTTTTATTCCGTAGGTGATTTGGGCGCGGGGCAGTTTGAGAACGGTGGGCGGCCCAACCATGCCCAGAGCCCCACTTCCTACGAGGGCAAAGTGTTGCGCTTCCACATTGAGCCCGACGTCGACCACGCCCCCTCCGACCAGTGGATTCCGAATGACAACCCCTTCAATACCAACCGGCAAAGCGCCGTCTGGAGCCTGGGCCACCGCAACGCTCAGGGGCTGGCCTACGCCGTGGTGGGCGGCACGGGGCGGCTGTACGCCTCGGAGCACGGAGCATTTTCGGATGATGAAGTTAACCTAATTGAGCGGGGCAAGAATTACGGGCATCCGCTGGTACTGGGCTTTGCCGATGGCAACTACAACGGGCTGGCCGCCGCAGCCTCTCACCACGCCAGTTTGCCCGGGCGCTGGCACACTACCTACCCCACCATCAGCAGCGAAAAGGCCAATGCCGCTCTTATTGGGCCTTCTTACCGCAACCCTATTGCCTCGCTTTATCCGCTCAGCAACCAGTTCCTGACCACGGTGCTGGAGCGCACCCGCGCCCACTCGCCCGATGAGCCAACCTGGAATTCAGAAGCACCCAGCAGTCTGGCCGTGTACACTGGCACGGCTATTCCGGGCTGGCACAATTCCTTGCTGATTCCGGCGCTGAAAAAGGGTAAGCTGATTCGGCTGCTGCTCCACGACCAGGGCACGAGCGTAGCGTCCGACACGCTGATGTACTTCCGCGGCCCGGTCCGTTACCGCGACCTGGCCCTCTCCCCCGATGGCACCACGCTCTACCTCGCCACCGACAGTGCAACCGTTACTTCCGGCCCCTCCGAGGAAGCGCCCAAAGGCACGGCTTGCCAGGGCTGCATCATTGAGCTGCGATACGCGGGCGGGGGGCTGGCCACTACCCCGCCGCTAGCCGGCAAGCGGACAGTCAGCCCGGAAAAGGCATTGCAGGAAGTAACCGCCCTGGTGCAGCGGCTGAAACCCAAAGACCAGCGGGTGAAGCGCGCGGGCCTACCCGCCGCCCAGCAGCCTGTCTTCGACTTGCTGCTTAAACCTACCCTCACCGCCCAGGAGAAAACCGAGGCCGAGCGCAATGCCCCGGCCCTGCTCACGGCCCTGCGTCAGCAGTAG
- a CDS encoding glycosyltransferase family 39 protein → MLLALLKAATGYGLASRAYELHRDEYLYLNYGRHLAWGYLEVPPLTALQSWITLALGGSWFWVKFWPILWGSLTVYVVARATQRLGGGAWAVVLAGLCYIVSGFARLNFLFQPNSFEVFAFTLACYLLICYVQRPRPQYLYGIGVGLGLALLNKYSALFFIAAVLGALLATPLRRVLATRAFWLSAALALGLWLPNLLWQLRHGIPFLQHMRELHDTQLVYVSGAAFWLDQAVMCLPALWVWVPGLLGLLLSRPLQPYRVVGLIYCGGLLLLTLLHGKSYYALGYYPILFAAGAVWWQQQLSRWPLRAANVLRPALLVLPLLLSLPFLPILFTLNSPARMVAVGQHYRSTGALRWEDGQDHPLPQDFADMLGWQELADKTWQAYQALPAATRARTLILTANYGQAGAINYVNRHRPLPAAHSFNGSYLFWFPGPAARHWEHILVIDDEPDPALGTHFRQLRRAGAVRNPYAREQGTAILVGSGPDSVIVRQISREHQQALATWGRF, encoded by the coding sequence GTGCTACTTGCGCTCCTGAAGGCCGCTACTGGCTACGGGCTAGCCAGCCGCGCCTACGAGCTGCACCGCGACGAGTATCTCTACCTCAACTACGGGCGGCACCTGGCCTGGGGCTACTTGGAGGTGCCCCCGCTAACGGCCCTGCAAAGTTGGATTACGCTGGCTTTGGGCGGCAGTTGGTTTTGGGTGAAGTTCTGGCCCATTCTGTGGGGTAGCCTTACGGTGTACGTGGTGGCGCGGGCTACTCAGCGGCTCGGTGGCGGCGCGTGGGCTGTGGTGCTGGCGGGGCTGTGTTATATCGTCAGTGGGTTTGCCCGCCTCAACTTTCTGTTTCAGCCCAATTCCTTCGAGGTCTTTGCCTTCACTCTGGCTTGTTACCTGCTGATCTGCTACGTGCAGCGGCCCCGGCCGCAGTACCTCTACGGCATAGGGGTAGGGCTGGGATTGGCGTTGCTTAATAAGTATTCGGCCTTATTCTTTATTGCGGCCGTGCTGGGAGCCTTGTTAGCCACGCCCCTGCGGCGGGTGCTGGCTACCCGGGCGTTCTGGCTGAGCGCCGCCCTGGCCCTGGGGCTGTGGCTGCCAAACCTGCTGTGGCAGCTGCGGCATGGCATCCCCTTTCTGCAGCACATGCGGGAATTGCACGACACCCAACTGGTGTATGTTTCGGGAGCGGCGTTCTGGCTCGATCAGGCCGTGATGTGTCTGCCGGCTTTGTGGGTATGGGTGCCAGGCCTGCTGGGGCTGCTGCTGAGTCGGCCGCTGCAACCCTACCGGGTAGTGGGGCTGATCTACTGCGGGGGCCTGCTGCTGCTCACGTTGCTGCACGGCAAAAGCTACTACGCCCTGGGCTACTACCCCATTCTGTTTGCGGCCGGGGCCGTGTGGTGGCAGCAGCAGCTCAGCCGCTGGCCCCTCCGGGCAGCCAATGTGCTGCGCCCGGCCCTGCTGGTGTTGCCGCTGCTGCTGAGCCTTCCCTTCCTACCCATCCTGTTCACGCTCAACTCGCCGGCCCGCATGGTGGCGGTGGGCCAGCATTACCGCAGCACGGGTGCCCTGCGCTGGGAAGACGGGCAAGACCACCCCTTGCCCCAGGATTTTGCCGACATGCTTGGCTGGCAGGAACTGGCCGACAAAACCTGGCAGGCTTACCAGGCCTTGCCCGCCGCCACGCGGGCCCGCACGCTTATTCTCACGGCCAACTATGGGCAAGCCGGGGCCATCAATTACGTGAACCGCCACCGTCCGCTACCCGCGGCGCATAGTTTCAATGGCAGCTACCTGTTCTGGTTTCCTGGACCGGCGGCCCGCCACTGGGAGCACATCTTGGTAATAGACGACGAGCCCGACCCTGCGCTCGGCACGCATTTTCGGCAACTCCGCCGGGCCGGGGCAGTGCGCAACCCCTACGCCCGGGAGCAAGGCACGGCCATCCTAGTCGGTTCCGGCCCCGATAGTGTTATTGTTCGGCAAATCAGCCGGGAGCATCAGCAGGCGCTGGCTACCTGGGGGCGGTTCTAG
- a CDS encoding pirin family protein, with product MTPTTGRRIFQVIDGNKKFVGDGFDVTSPMPGPRIRQLSPFLLIDHTGPMPVAPTESPLGTPPHPHRGFETVTVVYEGHLAHRDTAGHSGTLGPGDVQWMTAGAGLLHEERHEPEFARRGGTLELLQLWVNVPARDKMAPPRYQNIRAEAIPEVATADGRGRIRVVSGTYEGVAGPAATFSPITLLDVHLPTGAAITLTLPADYNMGIYVVKGAITMHGNRPAVTKQLVVFGWDSTDVHLTATGDTVLVVLAGEPIEEPLATYGPFVMNTNRELVQAIADFESGGMGQFPEDE from the coding sequence ATGACCCCGACGACCGGCCGCCGTATTTTTCAGGTAATTGATGGCAACAAGAAATTCGTCGGCGACGGCTTCGACGTGACCAGCCCCATGCCAGGGCCCCGCATCCGGCAGCTCAGCCCCTTCCTGCTCATCGACCACACCGGGCCCATGCCAGTAGCTCCCACCGAGTCGCCCCTGGGTACCCCGCCCCACCCCCACCGCGGCTTTGAAACCGTGACGGTGGTGTACGAGGGCCACCTGGCCCACCGCGACACGGCCGGCCACAGCGGCACCCTCGGCCCCGGCGACGTGCAGTGGATGACGGCCGGCGCGGGCCTGCTGCACGAGGAGCGCCACGAGCCGGAGTTTGCCCGCCGCGGCGGCACCCTGGAGCTGCTGCAGCTCTGGGTGAACGTGCCCGCCCGCGACAAAATGGCCCCACCCCGCTACCAAAACATCCGCGCCGAAGCCATTCCGGAAGTGGCTACCGCTGATGGGCGCGGCCGCATTCGGGTAGTATCGGGCACGTATGAGGGGGTAGCCGGACCGGCCGCAACCTTCTCCCCCATCACCCTGCTCGACGTGCACCTGCCCACCGGCGCCGCCATTACCCTTACGCTGCCGGCCGACTACAACATGGGCATTTACGTGGTGAAAGGCGCTATTACGATGCACGGCAACCGCCCGGCCGTCACGAAACAGCTTGTGGTGTTCGGCTGGGATTCTACGGACGTACACCTCACCGCCACCGGGGATACCGTGCTGGTAGTGCTGGCCGGCGAGCCTATCGAGGAGCCACTGGCTACCTACGGGCCCTTCGTGATGAACACCAACCGGGAGCTGGTGCAGGCCATTGCCGACTTCGAGAGCGGCGGCATGGGTCAGTTCCCGGAGGACGAGTAG
- a CDS encoding DUF4136 domain-containing protein, which translates to MKNLLVAALLLTTAGACSPVRIESTTQTPGVDFSAYKTYNFLDVTARNEAAFAGGGVGIEELKQAVARELESRGYQRADTPDLWVNIGIVTEEKVQTRETNIQFDGPRYIGQRRYRWEKQQVPVGTYREGTATVDIVDAARNLQIWQGVAASTLTKDPARLAARIDEGIATMFEKYPVQPR; encoded by the coding sequence ATGAAAAACCTACTTGTGGCCGCGCTACTTCTGACCACGGCCGGGGCCTGCTCGCCCGTCCGGATTGAGTCCACGACCCAGACGCCGGGCGTCGATTTCTCAGCCTATAAAACCTACAACTTTCTCGACGTGACGGCCCGCAACGAAGCCGCTTTTGCCGGCGGGGGCGTCGGGATTGAGGAGTTGAAACAGGCGGTGGCGCGGGAGCTGGAAAGCCGCGGCTACCAGCGTGCCGACACCCCAGACCTGTGGGTAAACATTGGGATAGTGACCGAGGAGAAAGTGCAAACTCGGGAAACCAACATTCAGTTTGATGGTCCGCGCTACATTGGGCAGCGTCGCTACCGCTGGGAAAAGCAGCAAGTACCCGTCGGGACGTACCGGGAGGGCACGGCCACGGTTGATATCGTGGATGCGGCCCGTAACCTGCAGATCTGGCAGGGGGTAGCCGCCAGCACCCTCACCAAGGACCCCGCCCGGCTGGCCGCTCGCATTGACGAGGGCATTGCTACCATGTTCGAAAAATACCCCGTGCAGCCCCGCTAA
- a CDS encoding GNAT family N-acetyltransferase: MTLTWTTKPFPDLTLAELYALLQLRSEVFVVEQTCAFQDLDGQDQAATHLLGHTETGELAAYSRLFGAGISYPEASIGRVVVSPQFRRYGLGRELLRESIAAVAALFGEQPIQIGAQLYLKDFYESFGFQQVGEGYLEDGIPHIHMVRS; encoded by the coding sequence ATGACCCTGACCTGGACCACCAAACCCTTCCCTGACCTGACCCTCGCGGAACTGTACGCCCTGCTGCAGCTGCGCTCCGAGGTGTTCGTGGTCGAGCAGACCTGCGCCTTCCAGGACCTCGACGGCCAGGACCAAGCCGCTACCCACTTGCTGGGCCACACGGAAACGGGCGAGCTGGCTGCGTATTCCCGCTTGTTTGGGGCCGGTATTAGCTACCCCGAGGCCAGCATTGGGCGGGTGGTGGTAAGCCCCCAGTTTCGGCGCTACGGCCTGGGCCGGGAGCTGCTGCGCGAGTCCATTGCGGCGGTAGCGGCGCTGTTCGGCGAGCAGCCCATTCAAATTGGTGCTCAGCTCTACCTCAAGGACTTCTACGAAAGCTTTGGGTTTCAGCAGGTAGGTGAGGGCTACCTCGAAGATGGCATTCCGCACATTCACATGGTGCGAAGCTAG
- a CDS encoding M28 family peptidase, producing MKLSLLLFSAGAFLTSAAPLPPAPPVPKPVVKALSRVRPDDVKAHIQYLADDKLRGRKPGTPGYQMAVDYVTSQLKSFGVQPAGEDGGFTQRVRLRRATAQPTPTIRYQPVAGSLPLPAAEIHLYPHPEQASAQLPATGLAFAGYGISAPDQGYDDYQGLDVKGKVVVIVRGAPRRFPSTVAAASQDQTLLVQTAAQHGAVGVLFASPRPAPASAAASRPLSTTSVLGADGKVAAARGFISGSGVNMTGTLSAAGLQALLLNAATDTARVLSSLRQGQPAPVALRGTLEASWQSTYQDFDSYNVVGKITGSDATLRNEYVVHSAHLDHLGVAAPVQGDSIYNGAHDNASGVASVLEIARLYSRLKQKPKRSILLVLQTGEELGLLGSAYFAARPTVPKTALVADVNTDMPTIIAPLLSVVPLGARHSSLAQPVEEAARYLGLTVEEDPEPDQNRFIRSDQYSFVAQGIPALHIKYGNRTPDGKNNLSEQVQKWRALTYHKPQDDINGTFDFEAGKKYVQLNFLIGYLVAQNPQRPTWNPGDFFGQRFAQQR from the coding sequence ATGAAACTCTCCCTGCTCCTCTTCTCGGCGGGCGCCTTCCTGACCAGCGCCGCACCCTTGCCACCAGCACCGCCCGTTCCGAAACCCGTAGTCAAAGCCCTAAGCCGCGTCCGGCCCGATGACGTGAAGGCCCACATTCAGTACCTGGCCGACGACAAACTCCGGGGCCGAAAGCCCGGCACGCCCGGTTACCAAATGGCCGTCGACTACGTGACCAGCCAGCTGAAAAGCTTCGGAGTGCAGCCAGCCGGCGAGGATGGCGGGTTCACGCAGCGCGTGCGCCTGCGCCGGGCCACCGCCCAGCCTACCCCCACCATCCGCTACCAACCCGTAGCGGGCAGCCTGCCCCTGCCCGCCGCTGAAATTCACTTGTACCCGCATCCGGAGCAGGCCAGCGCCCAGCTACCCGCTACCGGGTTAGCCTTTGCCGGCTACGGTATTTCGGCCCCCGACCAAGGCTACGATGACTATCAGGGCCTGGACGTAAAGGGTAAGGTAGTCGTGATTGTGCGCGGAGCCCCCCGCCGCTTCCCCAGCACCGTAGCCGCCGCCAGCCAGGACCAAACCCTGCTGGTGCAAACTGCGGCCCAGCACGGCGCCGTGGGGGTGCTGTTTGCCTCCCCGCGCCCGGCCCCGGCCTCGGCGGCCGCTAGCCGGCCGTTGTCGACCACCAGCGTGCTGGGGGCCGATGGCAAGGTGGCCGCGGCCCGGGGCTTTATCAGCGGCTCGGGCGTAAACATGACCGGTACGCTGTCGGCGGCGGGCTTGCAGGCGTTGCTGCTGAATGCGGCCACCGATACGGCCCGGGTGCTGAGCAGCCTGCGCCAGGGCCAGCCGGCGCCGGTGGCCCTGCGCGGCACGCTGGAGGCCAGCTGGCAGTCAACTTACCAGGATTTCGACAGCTACAACGTGGTCGGAAAAATTACCGGTTCCGATGCTACCCTGCGCAACGAATACGTAGTGCACTCTGCCCACCTCGACCACCTAGGCGTGGCGGCTCCCGTGCAAGGCGACTCCATTTATAACGGCGCCCACGACAACGCCTCGGGCGTGGCCTCGGTGCTAGAAATTGCCCGGCTCTATTCTCGCCTCAAGCAGAAGCCCAAGCGCAGCATCCTGCTGGTGCTGCAAACCGGTGAGGAGTTGGGCCTGCTTGGCTCGGCCTACTTTGCCGCCCGCCCAACCGTACCCAAAACGGCGCTAGTAGCCGATGTGAATACCGACATGCCCACCATCATTGCCCCGCTGCTATCGGTGGTACCGCTGGGCGCCCGGCATTCGTCCTTGGCCCAGCCGGTGGAGGAAGCAGCTCGCTACCTGGGCCTGACGGTGGAGGAAGACCCCGAGCCCGACCAAAACCGGTTTATCCGCTCCGACCAGTACAGCTTCGTGGCCCAGGGCATTCCGGCCCTGCACATTAAGTACGGCAACCGCACCCCCGACGGCAAGAACAACCTCAGCGAGCAGGTGCAGAAGTGGCGCGCCCTCACCTACCACAAACCCCAGGACGACATCAACGGCACCTTTGATTTTGAGGCCGGCAAGAAGTACGTGCAGCTGAACTTCCTGATTGGCTACCTCGTGGCCCAGAATCCGCAGCGCCCCACCTGGAACCCCGGCGACTTTTTCGGGCAACGGTTCGCACAACAACGGTAA
- a CDS encoding HAD family hydrolase, whose amino-acid sequence MKAFLFDLNGTMIHDMDYHTSAWQHILNTELGGNFSWEQVKPQMYGKNQEVLVRLFGPERFTAAEMDELAVRKEQRYQQEFRPHLALLPGLLEFLQQAHARGVRLAIGSAAIPFNIDFVLDGLNIRRYFSAIVSADDVTLSKPHPETFLKAAQLLGVAPTDCLVFEDVPKGAEAAQHAGMSTVILTTTHEPAEFAHLPNVLHFAPDFHDPFMQRLL is encoded by the coding sequence ATGAAAGCTTTTCTCTTCGACCTCAACGGCACCATGATTCACGACATGGACTACCACACCAGCGCCTGGCAGCACATCCTGAACACGGAGCTGGGCGGCAATTTCAGTTGGGAGCAGGTGAAGCCGCAGATGTACGGCAAAAACCAGGAGGTGCTGGTGCGCTTGTTTGGGCCCGAGCGGTTTACGGCGGCGGAAATGGACGAGCTGGCCGTGCGCAAGGAGCAGCGCTACCAGCAGGAGTTTCGGCCCCATCTGGCGCTGCTGCCGGGTCTGCTGGAATTCCTGCAGCAGGCCCACGCCCGCGGCGTACGGCTGGCCATCGGCTCGGCCGCTATTCCCTTCAACATTGATTTCGTGCTCGATGGCCTCAACATTCGCCGCTACTTCTCGGCCATCGTCAGCGCCGACGACGTGACGCTGAGCAAACCCCACCCCGAAACCTTCCTCAAAGCCGCCCAGCTGCTCGGCGTAGCTCCCACCGACTGCCTCGTGTTCGAGGACGTGCCCAAAGGCGCCGAGGCGGCCCAACATGCCGGCATGTCAACCGTCATCCTCACCACCACCCACGAGCCCGCCGAGTTTGCCCACCTGCCCAACGTGCTCCACTTCGCCCCCGATTTCCACGACCCATTCATGCAAAGGTTGCTGTAG
- a CDS encoding Gfo/Idh/MocA family protein, which produces MSSFDPANSSAASRREFMRTLALGAGASLVGASAMGGPLSWLEEASTEPTTPFGQSAKPLGVALVGLGKYSTGQLAPALQQTKLCKLAGIVTGTPAKATQWRQQYQLPEKNIYSYQTFDRIVDNPDIDIVYIVLPVGLHAEYVERAARAGKHVICEKPMAPTADECRRMIAAMQKAGKKFSIGYRLHFEPHHQEMMRLGQQQVLGPIKSLVADNGFRFNNDTPWRVDKELAGGGPLMDMGIYCVQGVVYTKGQLPVSVTASFAPKTDPVLFKEVEAGVNWQMQFADGAVAECRTSYAENLNSRLRANTAQGFMELQPAFGYGGIQGRTSKGAMNLSNVPQQARQMDDFAACILQNKPTRVPGEMGLRDVQLLEAIYRAAETGRKVSTKEVVAVLDKVGSR; this is translated from the coding sequence ATGTCCAGCTTTGATCCGGCTAACTCCTCCGCGGCTTCTCGCCGGGAATTTATGCGCACTCTTGCCTTGGGGGCGGGAGCTTCTTTGGTGGGTGCCTCAGCTATGGGAGGACCTTTGTCGTGGTTGGAAGAAGCTAGCACTGAGCCGACTACCCCATTTGGGCAAAGTGCCAAGCCGCTGGGCGTGGCCCTGGTGGGCTTGGGCAAGTACAGCACCGGCCAGCTGGCCCCGGCTCTGCAGCAAACCAAGCTGTGTAAGCTGGCCGGCATCGTGACGGGAACGCCGGCCAAAGCAACTCAATGGCGGCAGCAATACCAGTTGCCGGAAAAGAACATTTATTCCTACCAGACCTTCGACCGGATTGTCGACAACCCCGACATTGACATCGTGTACATCGTGTTGCCGGTGGGCCTGCACGCCGAGTACGTAGAGCGAGCCGCCCGGGCGGGCAAGCACGTTATCTGCGAAAAGCCCATGGCCCCTACCGCCGATGAATGCCGGCGCATGATTGCGGCCATGCAGAAAGCAGGCAAGAAATTCAGCATCGGCTACCGTCTGCACTTTGAGCCCCACCACCAGGAAATGATGCGCCTGGGCCAGCAGCAGGTGCTGGGCCCCATCAAGAGCCTAGTAGCCGACAATGGCTTCCGGTTTAACAACGACACGCCCTGGCGCGTGGACAAGGAATTGGCCGGCGGCGGGCCGCTCATGGACATGGGCATTTACTGCGTGCAGGGCGTGGTATATACCAAAGGCCAGCTGCCGGTATCCGTCACGGCTTCGTTTGCCCCAAAAACCGACCCCGTGCTATTTAAGGAGGTGGAAGCGGGCGTAAACTGGCAAATGCAATTCGCCGATGGAGCCGTGGCCGAGTGCCGCACCAGCTACGCCGAAAACCTCAATAGCCGCCTGCGCGCCAACACGGCCCAGGGCTTCATGGAGCTGCAACCAGCATTTGGCTACGGCGGCATTCAGGGCCGAACCAGCAAAGGCGCCATGAACCTGTCCAACGTGCCCCAGCAGGCCCGCCAGATGGATGATTTCGCCGCGTGTATTCTGCAGAACAAACCCACCCGCGTACCCGGCGAAATGGGCCTGCGCGACGTGCAGCTACTCGAGGCCATTTACCGCGCCGCCGAAACGGGCCGCAAAGTATCAACTAAGGAGGTTGTAGCCGTGCTGGACAAGGTAGGCAGCCGGTAA